Proteins encoded by one window of uncultured Draconibacterium sp.:
- a CDS encoding SDR family NAD(P)-dependent oxidoreductase translates to MEGLENLIKISQFYGKNPEMVIAGGGNTSYKNDENIWVKASGHALATITEDGFAKLDRKKLGLIAVNSYSADSFERERQIKDDLMEATITKDRRPSVETSMHDVIEYAYVVHLHPTKVNGLMCGNEVEKYLAELFGDQVVYIPYIDPGYVLFKEVEKQLAKFKAEKGKAAQIIFLQNHGIFVAADSIDEIETIYNDVFAKLNGALKEELSEETLPIRDDVAAFVPAIRMMVSEEEIKTLKLRNNAVIAQFAKDAAAYEKVAKPFTPDLIVYCKSKYVFIENTENVDDLLAEAKEKISAFISANGFAPKVILLKGIGLLAVGDHAAQCDTILDVYEDAMKISAYSESFGGQHFMTAEQIAFIDTWEVENYRRKIAAGTSVGRVQNKTIIVTGAAMGFGEGIARNLTEEGANIVVADINEEVGNKTASELAAMKGNNRAIFVKTNVADMDSLANLMKETISTFGGLDVFVSNAGVLRAGGLDEMTPENFEFVTKINYNAYFYCTKVASQILKLQNAYKPDYYSDIIQINSKSGLKGSKKNFAYAGGKFGGIGLTQSFALELAPDKIKVNSVCPGNFYEGPLWSDPENGLFIQYLNAGKVPGAKTIDDVKQFYLDQVPLGKGCSPKDVVKGILYLIDQENETGQALPISGGQSMLH, encoded by the coding sequence ATGGAAGGATTAGAAAATCTTATTAAGATATCGCAGTTCTATGGCAAAAATCCGGAGATGGTGATTGCCGGAGGTGGAAACACCTCTTATAAAAACGATGAAAATATTTGGGTGAAAGCCAGCGGTCATGCATTGGCTACCATTACTGAAGATGGATTTGCGAAACTCGATCGCAAAAAACTGGGGCTGATCGCTGTAAACTCATACAGTGCCGATTCGTTTGAGCGCGAGCGCCAGATAAAAGACGACCTGATGGAAGCGACCATTACAAAAGATCGTCGTCCATCGGTTGAAACATCAATGCACGATGTTATTGAATATGCTTACGTAGTGCACCTGCACCCGACAAAAGTAAACGGACTGATGTGTGGTAATGAGGTGGAAAAGTACCTCGCTGAATTGTTTGGCGACCAGGTGGTTTATATTCCATACATCGATCCGGGTTACGTATTGTTTAAAGAAGTTGAAAAGCAATTGGCCAAATTCAAAGCGGAAAAAGGCAAGGCTGCACAGATCATCTTTTTGCAAAACCACGGAATTTTTGTGGCTGCCGATTCAATCGATGAAATTGAAACGATATACAACGATGTGTTTGCCAAACTGAACGGTGCATTAAAAGAGGAGCTGTCGGAAGAAACACTTCCAATTCGTGATGATGTTGCTGCATTTGTTCCTGCCATCCGAATGATGGTTTCTGAAGAGGAAATAAAAACGTTAAAACTGCGGAACAATGCAGTAATTGCTCAATTTGCAAAAGATGCAGCCGCATATGAAAAAGTGGCAAAACCATTTACGCCTGACCTGATCGTTTACTGCAAATCGAAATATGTATTTATTGAAAATACCGAAAACGTTGACGACCTGTTGGCCGAGGCCAAAGAAAAGATTTCGGCTTTTATTTCAGCTAACGGTTTTGCTCCAAAGGTAATTTTGCTGAAAGGAATTGGTTTGCTGGCAGTTGGCGATCATGCGGCACAGTGCGACACTATTTTGGATGTGTATGAGGATGCGATGAAGATCAGCGCTTATTCTGAGTCGTTTGGTGGTCAGCATTTTATGACAGCTGAACAAATTGCATTTATTGATACCTGGGAGGTTGAAAATTACCGCCGTAAAATTGCTGCCGGAACATCGGTTGGTCGTGTACAAAATAAAACGATTATTGTTACAGGCGCAGCCATGGGATTTGGCGAAGGTATTGCCCGTAATTTGACGGAAGAAGGTGCCAATATTGTTGTTGCTGACATTAACGAAGAGGTGGGTAATAAAACGGCGTCGGAACTGGCAGCCATGAAAGGCAACAACAGGGCTATTTTCGTAAAAACCAATGTGGCTGACATGGATAGTCTGGCTAATTTGATGAAAGAAACCATTTCAACTTTTGGTGGGCTTGATGTATTTGTAAGCAACGCCGGCGTATTGCGTGCCGGTGGCCTGGATGAAATGACTCCTGAGAATTTCGAGTTTGTTACAAAAATAAATTACAACGCTTATTTCTATTGTACCAAAGTAGCTTCGCAAATTCTGAAGTTGCAAAATGCATACAAACCGGATTATTATTCTGATATCATTCAGATCAACTCAAAATCGGGCTTAAAAGGAAGTAAGAAGAACTTTGCCTATGCCGGTGGTAAATTCGGTGGAATCGGTCTAACTCAGTCGTTTGCACTGGAACTGGCACCCGATAAAATTAAAGTGAATTCGGTTTGTCCGGGTAACTTTTACGAAGGTCCGTTGTGGAGCGATCCTGAAAACGGCTTGTTCATTCAGTACCTGAATGCAGGAAAAGTGCCGGGTGCAAAAACAATCGACGATGTGAAGCAATTTTATTTAGACCAGGTGCCACTTGGAAAAGGATGTTCGCCAAAAGATGTGGTGAAAGGAATTTTATACCTGATCGATCAGGAGAATGAAACAGGACAGGCGCTGCCAATTTCGGGTGGTCAGTCGATGTTGCATTAG
- a CDS encoding zinc-binding dehydrogenase produces the protein MKTKAVRLYGKKDLRVEEFELPQISDDEILAKVITDSLCMSSYKAANQASDHKRIPDDIAENPIMIGHEFAGEIVEVGANWQNKFKSGQKFSIQPAIYYEEGPVGVLSAPGYSYKYIGGDATYVIIPKDVLLQDCLLAYEGPGYYPASLAEPLSCVIGAMHANYHTTAGSYVHKMEIVEGGKMAILAGVGPMGLAAINYVLRREDRKPSLMVVTDIDQTRLDRAAQLYTVEFAKERGIELKYINTAEMADPVAGLKELTGGTGYDDVFVFAPVAPVVEQGDAILGFDGCLNFFAGPSNTEFSAKMNFYNVHYAYTHIVGTSGGNTDDMNEALEIMTAGLDPAGLVTHIGGLNAVPEATLNLPNIPGGKKLIYTHFDFPLTAIAEFGEKGKENPVYAELDKLCKKYMGLWNVEAEAFLLENGDKL, from the coding sequence ATGAAGACAAAAGCAGTTCGATTATACGGTAAAAAAGACCTTCGTGTGGAGGAGTTTGAATTACCTCAAATCAGTGATGATGAGATTTTGGCAAAAGTAATAACCGATAGTCTTTGTATGTCGAGTTACAAAGCCGCCAACCAGGCAAGCGATCACAAACGTATTCCGGATGATATTGCCGAGAATCCGATTATGATTGGTCACGAGTTTGCCGGGGAGATTGTTGAAGTAGGAGCAAACTGGCAAAATAAATTCAAGTCAGGACAGAAATTCTCTATTCAGCCGGCAATCTACTACGAGGAAGGTCCGGTGGGCGTTTTGAGTGCTCCGGGCTATTCGTACAAATACATTGGTGGAGATGCAACTTATGTAATCATTCCAAAAGATGTGTTGTTGCAGGACTGTTTGTTGGCTTATGAAGGACCGGGTTATTACCCCGCGTCGTTAGCTGAGCCGTTAAGCTGTGTTATTGGTGCTATGCATGCCAATTACCACACCACTGCCGGAAGCTATGTGCACAAAATGGAAATTGTTGAAGGTGGGAAAATGGCGATTCTTGCAGGTGTTGGTCCCATGGGACTGGCGGCTATCAATTACGTTTTACGCCGCGAAGACCGGAAACCATCGTTGATGGTGGTTACCGATATTGATCAGACAAGACTTGACAGAGCTGCTCAGCTTTACACCGTTGAGTTTGCCAAAGAACGTGGCATTGAGTTGAAATATATCAATACTGCAGAAATGGCTGATCCTGTGGCTGGATTAAAAGAGCTGACAGGTGGAACAGGTTACGACGATGTATTTGTTTTTGCTCCCGTTGCTCCGGTAGTTGAGCAGGGCGATGCAATTCTTGGTTTCGATGGCTGTCTGAACTTTTTCGCAGGTCCATCGAACACTGAGTTCTCGGCAAAAATGAATTTCTATAATGTTCATTACGCTTACACACACATTGTTGGAACTTCGGGTGGTAACACCGATGACATGAACGAAGCGCTGGAAATTATGACAGCAGGACTGGATCCTGCCGGGTTGGTTACCCATATTGGTGGTTTAAATGCAGTGCCTGAAGCTACGTTGAATCTGCCAAATATTCCGGGTGGTAAAAAATTGATTTATACACATTTTGATTTCCCGCTTACAGCAATTGCAGAATTCGGGGAGAAAGGAAAAGAAAATCCGGTGTATGCCGAGCTGGATAAGCTTTGCAAAAAATACATGGGATTGTGGAATGTGGAAGCAGAAGCCTTTTTATTGGAAAATGGCGATAAACTCTAG
- the lpdA gene encoding dihydrolipoyl dehydrogenase yields MTINTEMKYDLAIIGAGPGGYVAAERAGAKGMKVVLFEKKELGGVCLNEGCIPTKTLLYGAKIYDSAKSGSKYGVEANDLSFSFDKMMARKNKVVKKLVGGVGMKMKQFKVDVVNDAANIQKRSADGIEIEAGGKAYSAANVMICTGSEAFVPPIPGVQGNEDILTNREILQLKEQPKSLVIIGGGVIGMEFASIFNSLGTKVTIIEMLDEILTGMDKGQSAMLRQMYAKKGVEFNLSSKVTKVDGTKVTFEKDGKVTEIEGDKILMSVGRRPVTTGFGLENLGVELFKGGIKVDEKMRTNIPNVYAAGDVTGFSLLAHTASREGEVVVNNLSGRPDKMRYNAIPGVVYTNPEISGVGLTEETAKAKGIDYKIAELPMAYAGRFVAENEGGSGSCKVLVGAKYGEVLGVHMIGNPSSEMIYGACMAIEAEMTLKEMEEVVFPHPTVSEIFKETVFSFGH; encoded by the coding sequence TTGACTATTAATACCGAAATGAAGTACGATTTAGCAATAATAGGTGCCGGACCGGGCGGATATGTTGCCGCTGAAAGAGCCGGGGCAAAAGGAATGAAAGTGGTTCTTTTCGAAAAGAAAGAACTGGGCGGTGTTTGTTTGAACGAAGGTTGTATTCCTACAAAAACATTGCTTTACGGTGCCAAGATTTACGATAGCGCAAAAAGCGGAAGTAAATACGGTGTTGAAGCAAACGATTTGTCGTTTAGTTTCGATAAAATGATGGCCCGTAAGAATAAAGTGGTGAAGAAACTGGTTGGTGGTGTTGGCATGAAAATGAAGCAGTTTAAAGTTGATGTTGTTAACGACGCTGCAAACATACAGAAAAGAAGTGCTGATGGTATTGAGATTGAAGCAGGAGGTAAAGCGTATAGTGCTGCCAATGTGATGATCTGTACCGGATCTGAAGCTTTTGTGCCACCAATTCCCGGAGTGCAGGGAAATGAAGATATTCTTACCAACCGCGAGATTTTGCAACTGAAAGAGCAGCCAAAATCGTTGGTGATCATCGGCGGAGGTGTAATCGGAATGGAGTTCGCCAGTATTTTTAACAGCCTGGGAACGAAAGTTACCATTATTGAAATGCTGGATGAGATCCTGACAGGAATGGACAAAGGACAAAGTGCTATGTTGCGTCAGATGTACGCGAAAAAAGGTGTCGAGTTCAATCTGTCGTCAAAAGTAACTAAAGTTGACGGAACAAAAGTAACCTTCGAAAAAGATGGAAAAGTAACCGAAATTGAAGGTGATAAAATATTAATGAGCGTTGGTCGCAGACCGGTAACTACAGGTTTTGGTCTGGAGAATCTGGGTGTTGAGTTATTCAAAGGCGGAATTAAGGTAGACGAAAAAATGCGCACTAACATTCCTAACGTTTATGCCGCCGGCGATGTAACCGGTTTTTCATTGTTGGCTCATACTGCCAGCCGCGAAGGCGAAGTGGTGGTAAACAACCTTTCAGGTCGCCCCGATAAAATGCGCTACAATGCAATTCCCGGAGTGGTTTACACCAATCCAGAGATTTCGGGTGTTGGACTGACCGAAGAAACTGCAAAAGCAAAAGGAATAGATTATAAAATTGCCGAATTACCAATGGCTTATGCCGGAAGGTTTGTTGCCGAAAACGAAGGCGGCAGTGGATCGTGCAAAGTATTGGTAGGTGCAAAATACGGCGAAGTGCTGGGTGTTCACATGATCGGAAATCCATCGAGTGAAATGATCTACGGCGCTTGTATGGCCATCGAAGCTGAAATGACACTGAAAGAAATGGAAGAAGTGGTATTCCCGCATCCAACCGTTTCGGAGATTTTTAAAGAAACCGTATTCAGTTTTGGTCATTAA
- a CDS encoding PHP domain-containing protein, which yields MNFLKEYPDIETLMRIGGDVSVPHVNGHIHTPYSFSSFDNISQIFDLAKDEEVDVLGINDFFVCDGYNEFYNYAVKNGVFPLFNVEFIGLIPELQRRNVTINDPNNPGRIYFSGKGLNYPYRVSEENKKFLDDLIAESQKQVSKMIEKVNYLIQSIYPDMSLTYDEIKKKYAKELVRERHIAKAIRILVEENYPKKSGKKMFYTELFDVEPKSNVEDIPAIENEIRGKLLKAGGSAFVPESPASFPAVERIREYILDAGGIPCYPVLLDDRKGNLITGFESDWEFMDEQLKAMNVHMVELIPSRNSVEKLREFIKYFTRKGYVISLGSEHNTPGVFPLEVKVDGEDILPEDLKKVSYDGACVIAAHQYLKTNGQEGFVTTNGNRTERSVADLMTLGNAVIKEMIA from the coding sequence ATGAACTTTCTAAAAGAATATCCGGATATTGAAACATTGATGCGAATTGGAGGCGATGTTAGCGTTCCTCATGTTAACGGGCACATTCATACACCCTATTCATTCAGCTCTTTCGATAATATTTCGCAGATTTTTGATCTGGCAAAAGATGAAGAAGTTGATGTATTGGGAATTAATGACTTTTTTGTTTGCGACGGATATAACGAATTTTATAATTACGCGGTAAAAAACGGCGTATTTCCATTGTTTAACGTTGAGTTTATCGGGTTGATACCGGAGCTTCAACGCCGCAATGTTACCATAAACGATCCTAATAATCCGGGGCGAATTTATTTCAGCGGTAAAGGTTTGAATTATCCATATCGGGTTTCGGAAGAAAACAAAAAGTTTTTGGACGATTTGATTGCCGAAAGCCAGAAGCAGGTATCGAAGATGATAGAAAAGGTGAACTACCTGATCCAATCAATTTACCCTGATATGAGTCTCACTTACGACGAGATAAAAAAGAAATATGCCAAAGAACTGGTGCGCGAACGCCACATTGCCAAAGCCATCCGTATTTTGGTAGAAGAGAATTATCCTAAAAAGTCGGGTAAAAAAATGTTCTACACCGAACTTTTCGATGTGGAGCCAAAATCGAACGTTGAAGATATTCCAGCGATTGAAAACGAAATTCGTGGAAAATTGTTAAAAGCCGGAGGTTCTGCGTTTGTTCCTGAATCGCCTGCATCGTTCCCGGCTGTTGAACGCATTCGGGAATACATACTGGATGCCGGAGGAATTCCTTGTTATCCGGTTCTTCTCGACGACAGAAAAGGAAATCTGATTACCGGTTTCGAAAGTGACTGGGAATTTATGGATGAGCAGTTGAAGGCAATGAATGTGCATATGGTCGAGCTGATTCCATCACGGAATTCAGTTGAAAAATTGCGTGAGTTTATAAAATATTTCACCCGCAAAGGTTACGTAATTTCTTTGGGCTCGGAGCACAATACTCCCGGAGTTTTCCCTCTTGAAGTAAAAGTTGACGGCGAGGATATTTTACCTGAAGACCTGAAAAAGGTGTCTTACGATGGTGCTTGTGTTATAGCAGCGCATCAATATTTAAAAACCAATGGGCAAGAAGGTTTCGTAACTACTAACGGTAATCGCACCGAACGTTCAGTAGCCGACTTGATGACTCTGGGTAACGCGGTTATAAAGGAAATGATCGCATAA
- a CDS encoding GntR family transcriptional regulator, giving the protein MRLSKNLPQYKVVYEIIRKHISDGVYLKGDILPSENELCAVHQTTRPTIRKALDRLVHEGYIKKKQGKGSIVMGVPQGVGILSLSGTTSAVGQENLITEIIVKPEIRQWDSSNLAYPLLNNEEEFGCIYFERLRIMNKQPVFYDITMMPNINLRRFISRNLENKSLFNILRTMYDIEVTGGEQRLMAILADKNIQEYLNVKEGHPILHLNRKLETSREGFFIYSQVYCNSEKYAIFGTF; this is encoded by the coding sequence ATGCGTCTGAGCAAAAATTTACCTCAATACAAAGTTGTTTACGAAATAATTCGTAAACACATATCAGATGGAGTGTACTTAAAAGGAGACATCCTCCCATCGGAAAACGAACTTTGTGCGGTGCATCAGACGACACGCCCGACAATTAGAAAGGCACTCGACCGACTGGTTCACGAAGGTTATATTAAGAAGAAACAAGGAAAAGGTAGCATTGTAATGGGCGTTCCGCAAGGCGTTGGAATTCTATCTTTATCAGGAACCACCAGTGCTGTTGGACAGGAAAACCTGATTACAGAGATTATTGTAAAACCGGAGATCAGGCAATGGGACTCTTCAAACCTTGCATATCCTTTACTAAACAATGAGGAAGAATTTGGATGTATTTATTTCGAGCGATTGCGAATCATGAACAAGCAGCCCGTTTTCTATGATATCACCATGATGCCCAATATCAACCTACGTCGTTTTATCAGCCGCAACCTCGAAAACAAATCCTTGTTCAACATTTTGCGCACGATGTACGACATTGAAGTTACCGGTGGTGAGCAGCGATTGATGGCTATTCTTGCCGATAAAAATATCCAGGAATACCTGAATGTAAAAGAAGGGCACCCGATCCTGCACCTCAACCGGAAACTGGAAACCAGTCGAGAGGGATTTTTTATATATAGCCAGGTTTACTGCAATAGCGAGAAGTACGCTATTTTCGGAACATTTTAA
- a CDS encoding dihydrolipoamide acetyltransferase family protein, whose translation MATPIIMPRQGQSVESCIFTEWTKEVGEEVKKGEALFAYETDKASFEQEAEEDGVLLAVFCEEGDEVPVLQTIGVIGQPGENIDEFSAGTAPEAAAEVKEEVEEAPAEKEEEVKVVLKEKAEGEKVKISPRAKNLAEKDAVPYESIEGSGPGGRVIERDVKAYEASKPKMSPLAKEVAKAEGLAAAAEGSGLAGTVKASDLGTNPVYADDFEIKKMPHIRKLIAKAMHQSLQNSAQLTHHLGADARRLLALRKEIKAKEGAPNITLNDMVCFAVIKALKQFPDVNAHFLGDSVKYFNKVHLGLAVDTDRGLMVPVIKNADDLSITGLCNQFKEVADACRTGSIDPELLSSEAASFTVSNLGNYGVEMFTPVINLPQVAILGVNTIVPRPKDLGDGVYGFVPYMGLSLTYDHQALDGGMATRFVKQVAIEIENLTFDY comes from the coding sequence ATGGCTACACCAATAATAATGCCTCGACAGGGGCAGTCTGTTGAATCCTGCATCTTTACCGAATGGACAAAAGAAGTGGGAGAGGAAGTGAAAAAGGGCGAAGCGCTCTTTGCTTATGAAACTGATAAAGCATCATTCGAGCAGGAAGCTGAAGAGGATGGCGTTTTGCTTGCTGTATTTTGCGAAGAAGGAGATGAAGTTCCTGTTTTGCAAACCATTGGCGTAATTGGCCAGCCGGGCGAAAACATCGATGAGTTTTCTGCCGGAACAGCACCAGAAGCAGCTGCTGAAGTTAAAGAAGAAGTTGAGGAAGCACCTGCCGAAAAAGAAGAAGAGGTTAAGGTTGTTCTGAAAGAAAAGGCTGAAGGCGAGAAAGTAAAAATTTCTCCACGTGCCAAGAATCTTGCTGAGAAAGATGCAGTTCCTTACGAATCTATTGAAGGTTCGGGTCCTGGTGGACGCGTAATCGAACGTGATGTTAAGGCTTATGAAGCATCTAAGCCTAAAATGTCGCCACTGGCTAAAGAAGTTGCCAAAGCTGAAGGTTTGGCAGCCGCAGCTGAAGGAAGTGGATTGGCAGGAACAGTAAAAGCATCAGATCTTGGAACAAATCCGGTTTATGCCGATGATTTCGAAATCAAGAAAATGCCTCATATCCGCAAGTTGATTGCCAAAGCAATGCACCAGTCGTTGCAGAATTCGGCGCAGTTAACGCACCATTTAGGTGCCGATGCAAGAAGATTGTTGGCCTTGCGTAAAGAAATTAAAGCAAAAGAAGGTGCGCCGAATATTACATTGAACGACATGGTTTGTTTTGCGGTAATTAAAGCGTTAAAACAATTCCCTGATGTAAATGCACATTTCCTTGGGGACAGTGTAAAATATTTCAATAAAGTACATTTAGGACTGGCTGTTGATACCGACCGCGGTTTGATGGTTCCTGTTATTAAAAATGCAGATGACTTGTCAATTACCGGTTTGTGTAATCAGTTTAAAGAAGTTGCAGATGCTTGCCGTACAGGAAGTATCGATCCGGAGTTGCTGTCTTCTGAAGCTGCATCGTTTACCGTTTCTAACCTTGGTAACTACGGTGTTGAAATGTTTACGCCTGTTATCAACCTGCCACAGGTGGCTATTTTGGGTGTAAATACCATTGTACCACGACCAAAAGATTTAGGCGACGGAGTATACGGATTCGTGCCTTACATGGGCTTGAGTTTAACTTACGATCACCAGGCACTGGATGGCGGAATGGCCACGCGTTTTGTGAAGCAGGTAGCTATTGAAATTGAAAACTTAACCTTTGACTATTAA
- a CDS encoding thiamine pyrophosphate-dependent enzyme, translating into MPKSQFIDPVEVRKPGSIQFKEIPVNQYNKSIEEEKANFSNEEFINIFHDMSLIREFETMLNLIKIKGEYEGIEYNHPGPAHLSIGQESAAVGMAYHLGVEDFIFGSHRSHGEILAKGMSAIHKMSDDELLDVMTNFFDGTILNIVKEGHEGNVKSLARRFLIYGTLAEIFARETGFNKGLGGSMHAFFTPFGVYPNNAIVGGSGDIAVGAALFKKVNKKDGIVVANIGDASMACGPVWEGLAFASMDQFEQLWEGAYKGGLPIIFNIMNNQYGMGGQTCGETMGYDIAARIGAGVNRDSMHAERVDGYNPLAVIDAYKRKMELLKDKKGPVLLDVLTYRYSGHSPSDASSYRSKEEVEAWEKQDCIASYASELIGAGVAKEAELEDIKADIIELMKYAMKLAIDDKVSPHMDMEKYPELIGDMMFSNESLDKMEDREVEVNHPMEENPRVQQLAKKERFAFDANGKPFSKIKQYQLRDGIFEAVVDRFYKDPTLVAYGEENRDWGGAFAVYRGLTEALPYNRLFNSPISEASIIGTAIGYAMCGGRVIPEIMYCDFLGRCGDEVFNQMPKWQAMSGNVIKMPVVVRVSVGSKYGAQHSQDWTSLVAHIPGLKVVFPVTPYDAKGLMNTALQGTDPVIFFESQRIYDIGEQFHEGGVPEEYYEIPFGEPDVKREGKDITILTIGATLYRALEAADKLKEVYGMEAEVIDARSIVPFNYEKVLESVKKTGRIIISGDANSRGSFLNDMARNITELAFDELDAPPVVVGSRNWITPAYELEEYFFPQVDWFLDAIHEKIVPLKGHVVKNNYTNAEQIRRNKLGI; encoded by the coding sequence ATGCCTAAGTCGCAATTTATTGATCCGGTTGAAGTAAGAAAACCAGGCTCAATTCAATTCAAAGAAATACCTGTAAATCAATACAACAAAAGTATTGAAGAGGAAAAAGCTAACTTTTCGAACGAAGAATTCATCAATATCTTCCATGATATGTCACTGATTCGTGAGTTCGAAACCATGTTGAATCTCATTAAAATCAAAGGTGAATACGAAGGAATCGAGTACAACCATCCCGGACCTGCTCACTTGTCAATCGGACAGGAATCAGCTGCAGTTGGTATGGCGTATCACCTGGGAGTAGAGGATTTTATTTTTGGTTCGCACCGTTCTCACGGCGAGATTTTGGCCAAAGGAATGTCGGCCATTCATAAAATGAGCGACGACGAATTGTTGGATGTAATGACTAACTTCTTCGATGGCACAATTTTGAACATCGTAAAAGAAGGTCACGAAGGCAACGTAAAATCGTTGGCACGCCGTTTCCTTATTTATGGAACACTGGCCGAGATTTTTGCCCGCGAAACAGGTTTCAATAAAGGTTTAGGCGGATCGATGCACGCTTTCTTTACACCGTTTGGTGTATATCCGAATAACGCTATTGTTGGTGGATCGGGCGACATTGCTGTGGGTGCTGCATTATTCAAAAAAGTAAATAAAAAAGATGGTATTGTAGTTGCCAACATTGGTGATGCTTCAATGGCTTGCGGTCCTGTTTGGGAAGGTCTGGCTTTTGCATCGATGGACCAGTTTGAGCAACTTTGGGAAGGTGCTTACAAAGGTGGTCTGCCAATCATTTTCAATATCATGAATAACCAGTACGGAATGGGTGGACAAACCTGTGGTGAAACTATGGGTTACGACATTGCCGCTCGTATTGGAGCAGGTGTAAATCGTGACAGCATGCACGCTGAGCGCGTTGACGGTTACAATCCGCTGGCAGTTATTGATGCGTACAAACGCAAAATGGAACTGCTGAAAGACAAAAAAGGTCCGGTTCTGCTCGACGTTTTAACTTACCGTTACAGTGGTCACTCACCTTCTGATGCTTCGTCGTATCGTAGCAAAGAGGAAGTGGAAGCATGGGAAAAACAGGATTGTATTGCATCATATGCAAGCGAGCTGATTGGAGCAGGAGTTGCAAAAGAAGCAGAGCTCGAAGATATAAAAGCCGACATCATTGAGTTGATGAAATACGCGATGAAACTGGCTATTGATGATAAAGTTTCGCCTCATATGGATATGGAAAAATATCCTGAACTGATCGGTGACATGATGTTCTCGAACGAGAGCCTGGATAAAATGGAAGACCGTGAAGTTGAGGTGAATCACCCGATGGAAGAAAATCCACGTGTACAACAGTTGGCTAAAAAAGAGCGTTTTGCTTTTGATGCCAACGGAAAACCATTCTCAAAAATTAAACAATACCAGTTGCGCGACGGTATTTTTGAAGCTGTTGTTGATCGCTTTTACAAAGATCCAACCTTGGTAGCTTACGGTGAAGAAAACCGCGACTGGGGTGGCGCTTTTGCCGTTTACCGTGGTTTAACAGAAGCTCTTCCATACAACCGTTTATTCAACTCGCCAATTTCTGAGGCGTCGATTATTGGTACTGCTATTGGTTACGCCATGTGTGGTGGCCGCGTAATTCCTGAAATTATGTACTGCGACTTCCTTGGACGTTGTGGTGATGAGGTTTTCAACCAGATGCCGAAGTGGCAGGCCATGTCAGGTAACGTAATTAAAATGCCGGTGGTAGTTCGCGTTTCTGTTGGATCGAAATACGGTGCACAGCACTCGCAAGACTGGACTTCGCTGGTAGCTCATATTCCGGGATTGAAAGTGGTATTCCCGGTAACTCCATACGATGCCAAAGGTTTGATGAACACTGCCTTGCAGGGAACTGATCCTGTGATTTTCTTCGAAAGCCAGCGTATTTACGACATTGGCGAGCAATTCCACGAAGGTGGGGTGCCAGAAGAATATTACGAAATTCCATTTGGTGAGCCGGATGTAAAACGCGAAGGAAAAGACATTACAATTCTTACCATTGGTGCAACATTGTACCGCGCTCTTGAAGCTGCCGATAAACTGAAAGAAGTATACGGAATGGAAGCAGAAGTTATCGATGCCCGTTCAATCGTTCCTTTCAACTACGAAAAAGTATTGGAGTCGGTTAAAAAGACCGGAAGAATTATCATTTCCGGCGATGCTAACTCACGCGGTTCATTCCTGAATGATATGGCAAGAAATATTACTGAGCTTGCATTCGACGAGTTGGATGCACCTCCAGTAGTTGTTGGTTCGCGTAACTGGATCACTCCTGCTTACGAACTTGAAGAGTATTTCTTCCCGCAGGTTGACTGGTTCCTGGATGCGATTCACGAGAAGATCGTTCCGCTGAAAGGTCACGTTGTGAAAAACAACTATACAAATGCCGAGCAAATCCGTAGAAATAAGTTAGGTATATAA